The window GGGGATTTCCACATGATTGCCGCTGGAGCATCTAAGACAGTAGGGGGTTCTTGCTCATCGGCAAAGACCCCGGTGCAGTCAATCCATGCTTTCACCTTCTCGACTTCACCAAGGAAGTAGTTGGCAATGGAAAACTTGTGATAACCATCATCCCATACTAGCGGACCACCCCCACACCGCTCATCATCAAAGCGCCACTCCCACGCATCTAGAGGAACATTCCAGCCTCCGTTCATGCTTGAACACAGCTTGATGTGAATGAATGAGGGACGTCCTATAACACCTTCATCAAGAAGCTCTTTTGCTTTCATATAGGGCGGATAGAATCGGAAATTCTCAAAGACTCGTAGCTTGACACCAGCATCAGTGCACACATCGATCATATGCTGACA is drawn from Candidatus Thorarchaeota archaeon and contains these coding sequences:
- a CDS encoding Gfo/Idh/MocA family oxidoreductase — translated: MTDQVNFAIVGCGRISDLHAKAYLKNPNANLAAICDLDEQKADEKGHDWGVPADVVFQNVNAMLKEESIDAVDLLLPHHLHAKMTEQAAKAGKHVSVQKPMALNLTECQHMIDVCTDAGVKLRVFENFRFYPPYMKAKELLDEGVIGRPSFIHIKLCSSMNGGWNVPLDAWEWRFDDERCGGGPLVWDDGYHKFSIANYFLGEVEKVKAWIDCTGVFADEQEPPTVLDAPAAIMWKSP